Below is a genomic region from Leptospira yasudae.
GATGATCGATTCCTTTTCGGAACGATTCTGCTTAAGCGCGTTCGACGTTTCGATCGTTTCGGAAACGTTCGTCAAAGTGGCAAGAACCGCAACCGAATCGCCGAACGGAACCCGATTCGCATTGATCTTCATGTATAGGATCTTTTTATCCTTTCTCCAATGTCTCCAAATACCTCTGGATTGAATTCCGGCTTCCTTCGCGAAATTTTTAATCACCGTTTCCATATCGACCCGATCTTCGGGCGGACGTATTTCCAGAAGATTCATCGAAGAAAATTCCTTTCTGGAAAATCCGTACAGATGAATCGCCGCGTCGTTTACCGCGAGAAATCGAAGCGTGGACGGATCGAAGAGAAACGCAGGTTCGGGCAATTGGTAAAAGATGGAATCGTTCAGCGATTTTCCCGGAACAAAATCGAAATCCCCTTCTTCCGAAAGAATTTCAAACGTGTAAAGACGATACGTTAGTCCGTCTTCGCGGAGCAGATCCTTCCAATCGAAACGGAGAATCCGATTCTCCGCAAAAAGAGTATCAAAATATTCATAATCTTGAATATGTCTCAGCAGAATTTTTTCGGTGAAATCGGCGTAGTTTCGAATCTTACCGTGAAGATGGAGCAAAAAAGACGAAAACGAATCCGGCTCGCGTGCAAAACCGCGGAATCCCCAAAAACGCTTACATTCTTCGGAAAAAAGGATTTTTCCCGAAGGACGCTCCTCCAAGAGGGAGATCTTGTCTTGAAAGGAAGGAATTTCTAAAGCGAATTCCTCCAAGGATTGAATTTTGGAAGGTTGCATTGTGGTCGCCGAAGAAGGACAATTCTAACTTCAACGCGAAAAGGATTTCAATTAAAAAATGAGAATTTACGAATTTAGTTTTTTCTTAATTTCGTTTTTCCAAACGTGAACTTTTTTTCTTCCCGCCTCGTATCCGATTTCGTACAGCTTTTGAAACTGATCCCAGTCGAACGTCGAATAACCGCCCACTGGAAGTTCTATGTATAAGTCCGAGTTGTCACGGGTTCTATTCAGCGTATTCTTACTCGAAAGCATCAACGAACGCATCATGATTTCCGCAAAACCCGTATACTTCGTTTTTAAACTTTGTCTTTTTAAATGATGAAACAATAAATTCAAAAAAGAAGGAGCCTCTCCCAAATACTGCGGGCTGAGCAAGTTATGATACATTAAATCCTTATCCGCTTGTCCCCCTCTTCCCAAATCCACGGAGATCAAAATTCCCGCCCCTCTTTCTTTTAAGATCGAACCGGGAAGATTATCAAGCAAACCTCCGTCCACATACAATTCTCCGCTTTCCGAAAACGGAGGAAAGATTCCGGGAATCGACGTGCTGGATCGAACCGCCTTCCACAACAAACCTCTGTCGAAAACCTTTCGTTCCGCTTTCGTAAGATTGCAAGCGACCGCATAAAAAGGAATCGGAAGCGTTTCGATGTTTCTATCCTTAAAGAATTCGTGAATCGCGTTCGAATATCTTTTTCCCCGCACGAGCGAAACGAACGGAAACGTAAAGTCTCCGAGTATGTTTCGATTCAACCAAAAGTTTCGGATTAAAGGAAGAATATCGGAGGAACTGAGTCCCATCGCGAACAAACCTCCCATGATCGCGCCCGCGCTTGTTCCGGAAATCATATCGACCGGAATATCGTTCTCTTCAAAACACTTCAGCAAACCCAGATGTGCGAAACCTTTGGCGCCTCCTCCCGATAATGCGACACCGATGCTTTTACCGGTCAATCTGCGGGAAAGCCTTCCGAAGTCCGCGTCCACGTCCCTTCGAATGATCGAATGCGAGATCGAAGGAAAATCCCTTAGGATCGCTTCGATCTTTTTCCAGTTCGTAAAACCCGAATCGATCAAAAAAACGAGTTCCTTTTGAATTTCTCCGGGCAACATGGAGTTCGCCGTTTCGCATTCCAATTCAAGAGGAGAGTTCGGATCGATCAGAATTAAGATACGATCCGACTGACGAAAACATGTCTCTCTCCAGCCCGGATTGTACGCGTCCGTTTTGAATATAAGTTTATCATAATATTTTTCCAGACGATAAAACCAATCCACCAAGTCGCCGATACGATAGGTTTTCGATCCGTTGCGGCCTCGGGCGGGAACTTTGCTTCGGAATTCCTTTCGAAACGCATTCGAATCCACTAATATCGTTTTCCCGAACGTCTTCAGGCCGTTCTGAAGGGACGCATAAAAGCGTTCGGGAATCGCCGACGCGTTCAGAGGAAAAATGGAAACGGTCCGAACGGAATTCGCACGGCGATAACCTTGGTTTCTTTCGGTGCCGAGTCGATGCGCGATCGTTCCGGTGATTTGAAAAAGAGCTTCGGGAGAATGAGCGAAGCTCTTTCGAAAATCTTCTCTCGAAATCCGAACGACTTGACTCGTTCGAAGAGCGACGACGGTCGCGGAACGTTTATCCCCGCTTAAGAGCGACATCTCTCCGATAATATCACCTTTTCCTAATTCGCCTTCCGCGAGAATTTCTTTGCTCTTGGAACGGACAGTCCAAGACAATCGGCCGGAAACGAGAATGTACATCGAGTCGCCGACGTCCCCTTGTTTGAGGAGAATTTCCCCGCCCGGAATAACGAGCCATTCCATTCTCGATTCGAGTTTGGAAAGAGTGGCCTTATCGAGATGAAACAAAAGTTCGACCGAAGACAGGAAAGACAACAGCTCCTTTTTGGATGGTCTGAGTTTGGAAACGTGAAAGAGATGATTCTCTCGATTCAGATCGGCGATCCATTTTTTCCAAGAATGAATTTTGGAGATAATCTTGGTTAGATCACGGAGCGATATATAAAGAATTTCTGATATTCCGGAATGACGAATTTTATCCGGTTGATACAGGAAATAATCTCCCGGAAACAATTCGCGGAGAATCAGATCCTTTTCTTCCCCGTTCAAAAGCGTTTCTTCGAGTTTTCCCGAAAGAACCAGACAAAGCGA
It encodes:
- a CDS encoding patatin-like phospholipase family protein, which codes for MNHQDSNRKLLKQLRTFRSKTSSAFPGWNGAAEEEFVANRLKFAEWNPNSSVQKTEPGSLCLVLSGKLEETLLNGEEKDLILRELFPGDYFLYQPDKIRHSGISEILYISLRDLTKIISKIHSWKKWIADLNRENHLFHVSKLRPSKKELLSFLSSVELLFHLDKATLSKLESRMEWLVIPGGEILLKQGDVGDSMYILVSGRLSWTVRSKSKEILAEGELGKGDIIGEMSLLSGDKRSATVVALRTSQVVRISREDFRKSFAHSPEALFQITGTIAHRLGTERNQGYRRANSVRTVSIFPLNASAIPERFYASLQNGLKTFGKTILVDSNAFRKEFRSKVPARGRNGSKTYRIGDLVDWFYRLEKYYDKLIFKTDAYNPGWRETCFRQSDRILILIDPNSPLELECETANSMLPGEIQKELVFLIDSGFTNWKKIEAILRDFPSISHSIIRRDVDADFGRLSRRLTGKSIGVALSGGGAKGFAHLGLLKCFEENDIPVDMISGTSAGAIMGGLFAMGLSSSDILPLIRNFWLNRNILGDFTFPFVSLVRGKRYSNAIHEFFKDRNIETLPIPFYAVACNLTKAERKVFDRGLLWKAVRSSTSIPGIFPPFSESGELYVDGGLLDNLPGSILKERGAGILISVDLGRGGQADKDLMYHNLLSPQYLGEAPSFLNLLFHHLKRQSLKTKYTGFAEIMMRSLMLSSKNTLNRTRDNSDLYIELPVGGYSTFDWDQFQKLYEIGYEAGRKKVHVWKNEIKKKLNS